A window from Montipora capricornis isolate CH-2021 chromosome 7, ASM3666992v2, whole genome shotgun sequence encodes these proteins:
- the LOC138056406 gene encoding GRIP1-associated protein 1-like translates to MASSLSDEEFTRMQAQLIELRTLNYELGANCQRQQTELDQLQEKYITQEKELQKQYKIINKSKNRKEYAILLEENENLQGQFQAQEGNFKLQNQTLLEEITKLNNENEKLQKQVAGKDGGQSDPGADMEIRRLRAENAAFQKSLTNCQQRYEAELLQLREKLHSLSNEQDESCQLKQESDQPHSGNDLQENGGYNSDVQTSESSESSETLEQKFHDILNRELLIFCDRMFTSKTGDVSNEQEANGRHDAVETCENHSGKSGDNLGTDGKEPDQHFHVADNSQEFGKEIEKLKRKLIEDLTPLLSSDDDFPVRSVITRSPTRERLQEVEVKSVALEKQIKEMSGLQLQLDTEREEKRLLQEQLQEAKTSSKHEISKLEQELAKLTEKVKRKHESYLQLQEEKEKLYSDKKKSLEDLKNSKEEELEILTQQMAKIQDTLNESNKRYMEFREEAERKINDLEENLAVHQNQASSSAEETEQMLAGLRQENSTLAAKVEELLEKIKTTREEQEESEDLISQLESKVSLTEDRCAELSMEIDELTAHVKEQTTAVDGWNEQISQLTSERDKLEDSLQEISKTADSRKALLDEMAIDKQTADTNHKQQMEKLQEEHKKELSELREHLTGEKKLRKELEESQQKLSEVKTKLQSTESKSGWFERRLTEAEENLQAEKEKSEQSLATFRAERESELAGLQEEREKETEEFQSRITHLQGQLEDKGQEMEKLQLELKDKDVENKIAGKKGDQLVKDLKRQLKLERKRAEQLQQKLQEALSETRVKPAFDDLFVPKEHRRQNSGDSSVLSHPSRSEMDSPEFRPPSPAASTVSILNDDTTELIERLADVQQEKWLLEEKVRHLEENGAALAEDLIQKSAVIQAYAMETKIGPVAESPAKPSPDPISALKEKIKSPFGKAKTESTRKIQLMLEETLTKNLQLQRDVDAMSKELQRVKQQEVSQPEITQPEVRDGSDSNLDL, encoded by the exons GAGTATGCTATTCTActcgaagaaaatgaaaatttacaaGGACAATTTCAG GCTCAAGAAGGGAATTTCAAGCTACAAAATCAAACTCTTCTGGAAGAGATAACCAAG CTAAATAATGAGAATGAAAAACTTCAGAAGCAAGTGGCAGGAAAGGATGGTGGCCAATCCGACCCTGGAGCAGATATGGAAATACGGAGACTCCGAGCTGAAAATGCGGCTTTTCAGAAAAGTTTAACAA ATTGTCAACAGAGGTACGAGGCTGAATTACTGCAGTTGCGTGAGAAGCTTCACTCACTGTCGAATGAACAGGATGAAAGCTGTCAATTAAAACAAGAATCTGACCAACCACACAGTGGTAATGATTTGCAGGAAAATGGAGGGTACAACAGTGACGTACAAACTTCTGAAAGCAGTGAATCGTCAGAAACACTAGAGCAGAAATTTCATGACATTTTGAACAGAGAATTGTTGATATTTTGTGACAGAATGTTCACAAGCAAAACTGGAGATGTCTCGAATGAACAGGAAGCTAATGGAAGGCACGATGCTGTTGAAACTTGTGAAAACCATTCAGGGAAATCAGGGGATAATCTTGGAACAGATGGCAAAGAACCAGATCAACATTTTCATGTTGCTGATAACAGTCaagaatttggaaaagaaatagAGAAGTTAAAGAGGAAACTGATAGAAGATTTAACACCTTTATTGTCATCAGATGATG ATTTTCCGGTCAGATCAGTTATTACTAGAAGTCCCACGAGGGAGAGGTTGCAAGAG GTTGAAGTTAAAAGTGTTGCCCTGGAAAAACAAATCAAGGAAATGTCTGGTCTGCAACTGCAGCTTGATACTGAGCGAGAAGAAAAAAGACTTCTGCAGGAACAACTGCAGGAGGCCAAG ACATCAAGCAAACACGAAATTTCCAAGTTGGAGCAGGAACTCGCAAAG CTTACAGAGAAAGTCAAGCGAAAGCACGAAAG TTACCTACAACttcaggaagaaaaagaaaaactttactCGGACAAAAA GAAATCTTTAGAAGATTTGAAGAACTCCAAAGAAGAAGAACTAGAG ATTTTAACTCAGCAAATGGCTAAAATACAAGACACACTAAATGAATCAAATAAG CGATATATGGAGTTTAGAGAAGAAGCGGAGAGAAAAATCAATGATCTTGAAGAGAATTTAGCAGTACATCAGAATCAG GCCTCGTCATCTGCGGAGGAAACCGAACAGATGCTAGCTGGCTTGAG ACAAGAGAACAGTACATTGGCAGCTAAGGTGGAAGAACTCCTAGAG AAAATCAAGACCACCAGGGAGGAACAAGAAGAATCGGAG GACTTGATATCTCAGCTTGAAAGCAAGGTTTCGTTGACTGAAGATCGCTGTGCTGAACTTTCCATGGAAATTGATGAACTCACTGCCCATGTGAAG GAACAGACCACAGCGGTTGATGGCTGGAACGAACAAATTTCACAGCTTACTTCCGAGCGGGATAAATTAGAAGACTCGCTGCAAGAGATTTCTAAG actgcagacagtCGAAAGGCCTTACTCGATGAAATGGCGATTGACAAACAGACAGCTGACACGAACCACAAACAACAGATGGAAAAGCTGCAAGAGGAGCATAAG AAAGAACTCAGCGAACTCAGGGAACATCTGACAGGAGAAAAG AAACTACGCAAGGAGCTTGAGGAATCCCAGCAGAAACTCTCTGAAGTGAAAACCAAACTGCAATCAACTGAAAGCAAGAGCGGTTGGTTTGAGCGAAGACTCACCGAAGCCGAG GAAAACTTACAAGCTGAGAAGGAGAAAAGCGAACAAAGTTTAGCCACTTTTCGAGCTGAACGCGAAAGTGAACTGGCGGGATTAcaagaggagagagaaaaagaaactgaagaatTCCAGTCTCGAATAACTCATTTACAAGGACAACTTGAAGACAAAGGCCAAGAAATGGAGAAACTGCAGCTGGAACTGAAAGACAAGgatgttgaaaataaaatagctGGCAAGAAGGGAGACCAGTTG GTGAAAGATCTCAAACGACAATTGAAGCTAGAGAGAAAGAGAGCGGAACAATTGCAACAAAAACTACAAGAAGCTTTATCAGAAACAAGAGTGAAGCCAG CATTCGACGATTTGTTTGTTCCGAAGGAACATCGACGCCAAAACAGTGG CGATTCGTCGGTTCTGAGTCATCCGTCGAGAAGTGAGATGGACAGCCCAGAATTTAGG CCGCCCAGCCCAGCTGCATCCACGGTGAGCATACTCAATGATGACACCACTGAGCTGATTGAGCGACTTGCAGATGTGCAGCAAGAAAAGTGGTTGCTTGAGGAGAAG GTTCGCCATCTTGAGGAAAATGGAGCGGCTTTAGCGGAAGATCTGATTCAAAAGTCGGCCGTCATCCAGGCCTATGCTATGGAAACTAAAATCG GCCCCGTGGCGGAATCCCCAGCAAAACCGTCCCCCGACCCCATTTCTGCGCTTAAAGAAAAGATCAAGTCTCCGTTTGGCAAAGCCAAGACTGAAAGCACGAGAAAAATACAGCTAATGTTAGAAGAAACGCTAACAAAGAATTTGCAACTTCAACGG GACGTAGATGCCATGTCAAAAGAGCTACAAAGGGTAAAGCAACAGGAAGTAAGTCAACCGGAAATTACTCAACCGGAAGTAAGAGATGGCTCAGATTCCAACTTGGATCTTTGA